Proteins found in one Novipirellula caenicola genomic segment:
- a CDS encoding TlpA family protein disulfide reductase, whose product MNEVPVQPRASRSWWPMLVLILAFGLFAVSRNQPSGDSQDSVAIGKSAPQLELVRLSQDPSEMSIEGLPTGKVTLIHLWGTWCGPCTMEYPHLSEMVQEFDGNENFAFISISCESGSSETIENLAQRTRNFLASIDADTDVFADPRGMSRENVAKSLGKPHMYFPTSVLVDQQGTIRGVWEGFSPNGVDQMKAKIEELL is encoded by the coding sequence ATGAATGAAGTTCCCGTACAGCCTCGAGCGAGCCGGTCGTGGTGGCCGATGCTGGTGTTAATCTTAGCGTTTGGGCTGTTCGCTGTCAGTCGAAACCAACCCTCCGGCGATTCGCAAGACAGCGTTGCGATCGGCAAGTCCGCTCCGCAATTGGAATTGGTTCGGCTTTCTCAAGACCCGTCCGAGATGTCCATCGAAGGATTGCCCACCGGCAAGGTGACCCTGATCCATCTGTGGGGCACTTGGTGTGGCCCCTGTACGATGGAGTACCCTCACCTGTCTGAAATGGTGCAAGAGTTTGATGGCAACGAAAACTTTGCTTTCATCTCGATTTCATGTGAGTCTGGTTCCTCGGAAACGATCGAAAATCTGGCACAGCGGACCCGCAACTTTCTCGCTTCGATTGACGCCGATACCGATGTGTTCGCCGATCCGCGTGGCATGTCGCGTGAGAACGTCGCCAAGTCGCTCGGTAAGCCTCACATGTATTTCCCAACTTCCGTGTTGGTGGACCAACAGGGGACGATCCGAGGCGTTTGGGAAGGTTTTTCGCCCAATGGCGTCGATCAGATGAAAGCCAAAATCGAGGAACTGCTGTAG